The stretch of DNA AATCGAAGGAGAGTACTGCATCATGACTAATTAACCAATTGAAGGAGAGTACTCCATGACTATTTAACCAATTGAAGGAGAGTACTGCATCATGACTAATTAACCAATTGAAGGAGAGTACTCCATGACTATTTAACCAATTGAAGGAGAGTACTGCATCATGACTAATTAACCAATTGAAGGAGAGTACTGCATCATGACTAATTAACCAATTGAAGGAGAGTACTGCATCATGACTATTTAACCAATTGAAGGAGAGTACTGCATCCTGACTAATTGAAGGAGAGTACTGCATCCTGACTAATTGAAGGAGAGTACTGCATCCTGACCAATTGAAGGAGAGTACTGCATCATGACTAATTAACCAATTGAAGGAGAGTACTCCATGACTATTTAACCAATCGAAGGAGAGTACTGCATCATGACTAATTAACCAATTGAAGGAGAGTACTGCATCATGACTAATTAACCAATTGAAGGAGAGTACTGCATCATGATCATTTAACCAATTGAAGGAGAGTACTGCATCAGGACTAATTAACCAATTGAAGGAGAGTACTGCATCATGACTAATTAACCAATTGAAGGAGAGTACTCCATGACTATTTAACCAATTGAAGGAGAGTACTGCATCATGACTAATTAACCAATTGAAGGAGAGTACTGCATCATGACTAATTAACCAATTGAAGGAGAGTACTGCATCATGACTAATTAACCAATTGAAGGAGAGTACTGCATCATGACTATTTAACCAATTGAAGGAGAGTACTGCATCATGACTATTTAACCAATTGAAGGAGAGTACTGCATCATGACTATTTAACCAATTGAAGGAGAGTACTGCATCATGACTATTTAACCAATTGAAGGAGAGTACTGCATCATGACTATTTAACCAATTGAAGGAGAGTACTGCATCCTTGACTATTTATACTATTTTGATTTCCAAGAAATATGTCTCAAGGTGATTTCCTCAGAACAATATGGGGGCTATCTGGCTGCTATCCTAGAGATGGATGTGTTATCGCGTCACTCAGACGAGACATCTGCCCTTGAATTGGTAAAAACAAAGCTGTCGGTCACATGTTGGCGCAGAGCAGTTACAGATGACCTGATCAGTAGGACCTGCATCATATTGGCATGTTTTTAGAATGAAATGGAAAAAAACAACTGGTATTGACAACATGTAAATATTCTGCAGTTGGACATGCACCACATGCACCACATGCACCACATGCACCACATGCACCACATGCACCACATGCACCACATGCACTACATGCACCACAGCCACCAATGACAACAGGTCATGAGAAGAGTCCATTATTAGTGTGTAGTACCTATGTTTTCAATGGTTTCAAATGAAATACTACAGTGTCCCAAGGTTCCTGTTTTTTTAAGGTGCTTCAAATCAAtatgtatatttatttatatctCTTCTCCACCAGTGCTGCCTCCGGTGTTGGTGCCTCGCCACAGTGAGTTCAACCCCCAACACAGCCTCCTGGTCCAGTTCAGGAACATGACTCACAACGAGCCCCACATGCCCGTGAACGCCACCTTCCCAGAGTCCTTCCAGCAGCACAGCGGAGGCAGCGTCACCTCCTTCCCAATCTCCCCCAACTCCCCTTACCCTCCCTCCCCAGCCTCCAGCGGAGGGGTGGGCACCTACCCCAACTCTCCTGCCAGCTCTGGACCCTCCAGCCCTTTCCAGCTTCCAGGTAGATGTCAGTATACACTCCTATCCTTTATCATGCACTTATGTGTTTTATTGATAGCTGCTATTACAATATAATAGGCTAACAGCATATGTCATGTATTCACACTGGGTTTTCACACTTGTACACATCACCTGGTCTCACACTGCCTTTGGCCTCTATGTGAAAATGTAAAAGGGAAGTAAGATTGCCATTTAAAATAAGTataattttttctttaatgaaaaATGGGATTAGAAATCTGTGGAGAACAATTTGGTTTGATTTTCTAACAATTTCTGATGATACAAACCAGGGTCTTCttccagccaggggaacagtcaaAAATGGCCACTAAAGTGTataccaaaggtctgcatcagggTGACTGGTGAGCGTCAGTCAGTGCGCCCATCGCTGGACACAGCATAGGTCTGACCTCCAGCTCCTGTTCTGGTGAATATATCCCCAGCCAGTGAGGTTTGCTGCTGCACTTATCCACAACAGATTGATGGGCTGTTGTAGTcaggcaggcagaatggcagTGCGGAAAAGAGGCTGGAGCCTTTGTCTTttaaattttttggggggggggaattgAATCACTGCAGTGCTTTAACTTCTGTGGTGAATTGCCCCCCCAGGTTTGAATCACTGCAGTGCTTTCACGTCTATGTGGTGAATTGCCCCCCCAGGTTTGAATCACTGCAGTGCTTTCACTTCTATGTGGTGAATTGCCCCCCCAGGTTTGAATCACTGCAGTGCTTTCACTTCTATGTGGTGAATTGCCCCCCCCAGGTTTGAATCACTGTAGTGCTTTCACTTCtatgcagtggtggaaaatgtaCTTCATactcctacttgagtaaaagtaaagataccttaatagaaaaggacTCAAGTGAAAATCATCCaaataaaatactacttgagtaaaagtatttgggttttaaatatacttaagtatcaaaagtaaaagtacggATAATttaacattccttatattaagcaaacagaCGGCAcactttatttatttacagataaccagggtcACACTCaaacataatttaaaaacaaatcaattgtgtttagtgagtccaccagatcagaggcagtagggatgaccagggatgttctgtttaGTGTGAGTTGGACCATTgtttgtcctgctaagcattcaaaatgtaactagtacttttgggtgtcagggagaatgtaaaaagtacattttctttagagatgtagtgaagtaaaaattaAATAgtagtacagataccccccaaaaagcgacttaagtagtatttttacttaagtactgtaCACCACTGCTTCTGTGGTGAATTGCCCCCGGGTATGAAACACTGCAGTGCTAGTGCTATCACTTCTATGTGGTGTAAGAGGATGAAAAGCAGTGTTGATTGAGTTGTCACGTTGGGAAGCCGTGTTATTTTTCAGAAATACGAATACATCTCCAGAGAAATCTGGCCACCCTCTAAGCAACGTGGTAACCTGTAAATTTTTGGTCTGTAGGAAGACTAGCCTTCTcataaaaaactaaaaaacattACCAATTGTCCCCACACCCACTCCCCACTTTCTCAATTTCTGTCCTCCATAAGTAATTGTGTAATACAAAACAAGTCGGACTGTCCATAGAGccatacattagtgttccatgtGACGGATGTGTGAAACCCTACACCTGTTTCCGGGTAGAGAAAGATCCTGTGGTGGTGGATGGGTTTTTAACTCCTCTTGGGAGTTGTCGGAGTGTGTGCGTGACTGTGGGCATGCATGCGTTAGACTCTtccttgtgtgtatgtgtccgtCCGCTGTAAGTGTGTGGACAGCCATTTGTCATCCGCAGCAGCTGGTCTCCTAACTATCCGTCCATTGTGGTCTTCCCTTCCAGCTGATACCCCACCCCCGGCTTACATGCCCCCCGATGAGCAGATGGGACAGGAGGGGTCCATGGAGACCAGCAGCATCGGCCCCAGGAACATGCCTAGTGGGGGTGAGGAGTCGGACTTtacactttatttattttttctgatCACATGAATTCCTGCTTTCAGACATTATCCGTCATTCATTGGAACTGATTTAGCCTAATTGTCTGTGTCGTCCTGATCACGTAGCAGTCCATACATATTGAAATCGTAACGTTATGACTAACTACTGTTCTCTGAAGGAGGGAAACGGGGTACGTTACTCTGGTGAGTCACACACTTGTGACTTCTGTTGAAGGATCTACAATCACTCATGACAAGGCCAATGAAATCCGCGCCTCGCTGGAAGCCCGCCTTAATCCTGGCTCGGATTAATTCTTTCAATTTAATACCGTTCTTCCTCGAGCCCAGAAATGGGTCTCATGGCCAAACAAGTGTTGTATCTTGTTTCCCTCCTTCGGGGAACAGTAGTTACAATCATAACGTTTtgttccctttcagtcagtcaacttcGCTACAACATACCTTGGAGAAATATATTCACTCTCCAAGCCGACCCCAACGGATACTAAATGAAACGGCCCATGGCAAACCATCCATACCTGACCCAACAAGATGTGGCAGTCTGGGTATTGAGCACACAGAGCGCTGCTTAGTGACCTTTCCCCTTTCCCAGCCGTAAGCACAATGGGCTACACTGAGGGCAGTGATACTCAGCCGATAACCTTGAGGACGTGTGTGGTGATGCCCAACTCATCTCCTATAGTCAACTCTTTAAACAACTGCCCAAGACGCTGCCAGACTCCTGGTGGTGTGGGCACATACACTGCTAGGTAACCTTTAACCTTTGCTGTTGTATGCCAAGGAGATAGCAGCATTTCTCCCACTGGATTTTGGAGGCTTAGGGAGTGCCCTGCTGCTAGCTGGATTAGCATAACAGACACACAGCTGGTCACATAACTGTTTATCCTGGGTCCGTTCAATGTATGTGCATGACGCTCGCACCGAACACAGGACATGCAACCTCTGTTATTCTTcagaaggagaaggagggtgTGGAAAATAGCTCAAAGCTAAGGACCTGTAGGACATAGCCATGACTTTTGGGGCGAAGGCTGCATTTGGACACCTTAGTCTCCCGGGGCGAACTAAGTACAGGAAGGGTGTACGGATAGCATGTGGAGGTCCCCAACTCGTTTATCTGTGGCGTGCTAGCTGTTATGCATGCTAGCTGACGTTAGCCATGATAAGGATTCTATCCTAACCTAGGTTAGCTATTCTCTTTGACTGCAGCACGGTCCGTTTAGAATAACCgagtgattaaaaaaaaaaaaaaaaaaaaaacaagtggGCTACCCTAGCAAGTTCACCATTAGGAAGCCGGAATAGCTAGCAGTAACTAGCTCGCCTCAGCAAGTTGGCTAAACTGGCTAGCACGCTATGCAGCGCTTGTTAGCTAGCTTGGTCTCAAGTCTATGTAGGACCCGAATCACAGAGGTTGAACCCGGACCCTTCTGGGAAGAGTCAAGCGGTGCTTAACCAAGGCAGACACAGGTGGTGGGGGGGATACTCACAGAACCTGGTTGCCCTCCTCTCTTTGAGTAGCCTCTCCTAACCGATGACAGAGCTCACAGAACCTGGTTGCCCTCCTCTCTTTGAGTAGCCTCTCCTAACCGATGACAGAGCTCACAGAACCTGGTTGCCCTCCTCTCTTTGAGTAGCCTCTCCTAACCGATGACAGAGCTCACAGAACCTGGTTGCCCTCCTCTCTTTGAGTAGCCTCTCCTAACCGATGACAGAGCTCACAGAACCTGGTTGCCCTCCTCTCTTTGAGTAGCCTCTCCTAACCGATGACAGAGCTCACAGAACCTGGTTGCCCTCCTCTCTTTGAGTAGCCTCTCCTAACCGATGACAGAGCTCACAGGAGCTGGTTGCCCTCCTCTCTTTGAGTAGCCTCTCCTAACCGATGACAGAGCTCACAGGAGCTGCGACCAGACCAACAACCCAAACCATCGCCGCATCCCTCAACTTAGACTCAGCTGAGGTACGGGCACccaggagaggaggaagtgacTACACGGTTGTCAAGAGAACCTGCGTTGCGGACTAGTAAGGGAAACCGTGCCAGCTGTGCCCTAGTCTCGCGCACGAACTGATTGGCGCGAGGGCAGCCTGAGCATACGCCGAgacatgcagtgccttcagaaagtattcagaccacgttctttaacgttacagccttaatctaaaatgtattaaatccccCCCCCATCATCAAACTACAcactagcccataatgacaaagcaaaaactgtttagcttttttttgctaatttatacaaaTAAACTGAGATcacaggtattcagaccctttactcagggctttgttgaagcaccttttggcagcgatcacagcatcgagtcttcttgcgtatgacgctacaagcttggcacacctgtatttgggttttttctcacattcttctctgcagatcctctcaagctctgtcaggttggatggggagcgttgctgcacagctattttcaggtctctcctgagatgttcgatcgggttcaagtgcaggctctggctgagccactcaagaacattcagagacttgtcctgaagccactcctacattgtcttggctgtgtgcttagggtcgttgtcctgttggaaaggtgACCTCTCGACCCAGtctaaaaacctgctccagaccgcTCAGgagttcatcaaggatctcgctgtacctttctctgttcatctttgcctcgattctgactagtctcacagtcgtTGAAAAaatatctccacagcatgatgatgctgccaccccgacGCCGAAGCACGGTGATGGTGCCAGGgctcctccagacgtgacgattggctttcaggccaaagagttaaatcttggattcgtcagaccagagaatcttgtttcttaggctctaagagtcctttagatgccttttggcgaacCCAAGCGGACTGtcttttcctgaggagtggcttccgtctggccactctaccataaaggcctgctttTGCGGTGTGCCGCAgtaatggttgtccttctggaagtttcttccATTTCCatagaggagctctgtcagtgaccatcaggttcttggtcacctcccccgaTTGCTCTTCCTATAGCAGcttgctctaggaagagtcttggtggttccaaacttccatttaagaatggaggccactgtgttcttggggatcttcaatgctccatacattttttttttgtaccctttcccagatctgtgccttgacacaatcctgactGACTCTACggtcaattccttcgacctcatggcttggtttttgctctgacatgcactatcaactgtgggaccgtttatatagacaggtgtgtgcctttccaaagcatgtccaatttaatttaccacaggtggactccaatgaagttgatcaatggaaacaggatgcacctgagctcaatttcgagtctcatagcaaagggtctgaatacttatataaataagtgatttctgttttcgctttgtcattatggggtattgtatgtagattgctgaggatttgtaacaaaatgtgggaatagtcaaggggtctcaatactttctgaaggcactgtacaaaataacaaatgcgAGTCTTTTAATTCATAGGGCGTGTTAGTGTAACCCCTTGATTCTTGACCGTCGCTACTTTGCAGGACTGACACACAGGATCCTCCGTTTCAGGCAAGTGCTTCGTTTATTGTAGTCTGGCAATAAAGCCCACAAAGTAGGCGTTTACGTTAGAATCAGACCATTATGAATTTACATTTCTCCTGTACGTGAAAATATAGTAGTCATACCTTTTGACTTGACCGCTCCAGGTGACGTTAGCCACTTCACGCCTCATTAGCTAGCAGAGTAAACATTCAGATTGTTTATTTAGCGCTAGCTAGCATCACGGCACAAAATACATCAGGATACTGAGATGTTAAAATATCTGATCTGATTTTCAGTTTGATCCATATACATTCAAAGGCACTTTATACAGATAGCGTTTCACCCCGTATTATCGGCATATTCAACAGCGTTTTAATTAATATTTGACCAACAGTGTTGGCTTGATCACAAGATATCAATGTTTTGTGATTGTTGGTGTCGTAAAAATGGTAGCTAACAGGTTAGCAATTAGCATGTTTGACATTTCAGTGGAAATACTACGACTATGAACTTTTTGATTAACGTTTTAGCGGGGGGGGAAATTACAGCCTGTATTATCGGCAGTTATTGGCCACCTTACTATTTTTAATTACAAGATATAGCCGTTTGATTTAGTTCAAAAACAGAGACTCCAACCTCGTATCAAAGAAATAGCTCAACTTTCTATGTACCATCTTTGCCATAGTCATAAATGAAAGGGAACTCAAATATGGCGGCAATGGTGAACTTGACACAAGACCAGTACCAGTTCATACCAGGAGAGGGCATAAGAGCAATGCATGTGAACCTTGAATAGAGAGGTAACATCTTCTAATTCCTTCCCTTTTAGAATGAGAATATAATATTCTGATGAACTTAATATAAATACTCTACATGCAGGTGAACATTGTTCCTGCTACATTAGGCTTTGTCATTTATACGTAAGACTGTCTCGTTTTCCAGTGTGTTTTTAAATAGCGTGACTCGTTCGTGTTCACACCGAGCGGAATAATTTAAGTAATGAATACGAGCCTCACGCTTATCCCAGCGAGGTGTGGATTTCTTTGGCCTTGTCAGGCGTAATTGTCGCGAGAGTAGGAACCATGAGCACAACAAATGCACCACATCGTTCATGAATTGATCAAATTAAATTGTACATTTTCAAGATTACCCATCCCTTTTCCTTTACAACACAGAAGGACCCCTGTAGATGTGGAGTTTGAGGAACCGAGCCACTGGTGCAGTATTGTGTACTATGAATTGAACCTCCTctccaccttctccctgtagATGTGGAGTATGAGAAACCTAGCCACTGGTGCCGTTTTGTGTTGAACAACCTCctctccaccttgtccctgtagaTGTGCAGCCAGTGGAGTATGAGGAACCGAGCCACTGGTGCAGTATTGTGTACTATGAGTTGAACAACAGAGTGGGTGAGGCCTACCATGCCTCTTCTACCAGCGTCCTGGTGGACGGCTTCACCGACCCCTCCAACAACAAGAACCGCTTCTGCCTGGGGTTGCTCTCCAACGTCAACCGCAACTCGACCATAGAGAACACACGCCGCCACATCGGCAAAGGTGAGCAGGGCAACACATTGAGATGATTAGTTGAAAGTGGATATGAGGTTCAGAGAAAGTGTGGGGAAGGAATGGTGAAAAACATGCATGATGTTCTGTTGAATCATGCAGTTCTTATTTTATGGAGGTTTATTTTATTAacgtattactgttggagctagaaacactagCATTTAGCTAGGTGTCATTactctactgttggagctagaaacactagCATTTAGCTAGGTGTCATTactctactgttggagctagaaacactagcattttgctaggtgtcattactctactgttggagctagaaacactagCATTTAGCTAGGTGTCATTACTCTACTGTTGCAGCTAGAAACACTAGCATTTAGCTAGGTGTCATTactctactgttggagctagaaacactagCATTTATCTAGGTATTACTGTAGGAGCTTGAAACACTAGTATTTAGCTTTTTTTACTTGTTCTCTCTCAGCCCCCCCAGTGGTCCACCTGTACTGTTGGAGGTGTATGCAGAGTGTCTGAGTGACACCAGTATCTTTGTTCAGGGTTGTAACTCTCGTTCTTTCTTTCCTCAGGGGTCCACCTGTACTATGTAGGAGGTGAGGTGTATGCAGAGTGTCTGAGTGACACCAGTATCTTCGTTCAGAGCCGTAACTGTAACTACCACCATGGTTTCCACCCCACCACGGTGTGTAAGATCCCTAGTGGCTGCAGTCTGAAGATCTTTAACAACCAGGAATTTGCTCAGCTACTGGCCCAGTCTGTGAACCATGGCTTTGAGGCTGTCTACGAACTGACCAAGATGTGCACCATCCGCATGAGCTTTGTAAAGGTGATATACAATTACATTTTGATTTTAACGTTTCTACTAGTTTCAGTACAATGTACAATTCACTGCTTTTATCATCTTGGCCAGTGATTCAAAAAAAAGTTTTTGTGGAAATGACAATTAACTTAATTTCATTGAGAGAGCAAATCTGCAGTGTTGAGAATAACATTAGGGCACATTGTAGCATACACATTGTGCAATGGAAAATGAggatttcttattggacaatttGCTGTTTCATTCCTTTTCTGACCATTTACTTCCTTTCGTGAATATGACCCagctttatctctctttctccccctccacaGGGCTGGGGAGCCGAGTATCACCGACAAGATGTCACCAGTACCCCCTGTTGGATAGAAGTTCATCTTCACGGCCCTCTGCAGTGGCTGGATAAAGTGCTGACACAAATGGGCTCTCCTCTCAACCCCATCTCTTCAGTGTCCTAATGGTGGCCCCCGCCAGATCAGACTCTCAACCACCATCTCTTCAGTGTCCTAATGGTTACCCCCCCCCACCAACCCACCCCACAGACCAGACTCTCAAGCCCATCTCTTCAGTGTCCTAAAGGCGGCCCGCCAGGCTGGGAGACTCtttcacattttttttttcaaacttAACTTTATAATTGTTTTGCATTGTTTAATGAGCAAATGCAGGTCTTCAAAGGCTGAACTGTTTCCACTATCTGACAGCAGAGGGGATTTTGAACCCAGAGCAGTAGAATTATGTTGAGAAAGAGCAGAAGATAGACGTAAAACCAACAGAAGAATATTCAGAGTAGCGGCACACAATATTGGACAAACTACTGCTCTGAGTCATCACTACCAACCATGTGCTTCTTCTATTGAGAGTAGTAGGACTGGAAAGCATGTACCTTAAATGTTTCTGATTTTGCATAAAAAATGTTTCAATGTTTGGTAATGATTTTCTTTCTGTATGTTTCAGTTACATCATTTTCTTTTATCACTACTCTGCCTTTACCACAGTCAAACTACTTGTGATTTTACTCTGATAACTTTCCTTTCTTGCCATCTTAAGGTTTAGATATCATTATGTTCACTATTAGACCCAGATCTCATAACAAAATGTTAAATTTTTATAGTTTCTATCGCTAGAAAAAAAACACTGATTTACTGCCTTAAATAAAGTATGTCTAACTAATAAATATGATATGGTGGCTTACTTTACTCAATGCTTTGAACATGTGACAAGCTAGGAACATCACACTTCTCATCAGATAACTTTATTTTTGAAAGTTCTCAGTCTCAACGATGCTTGTCGATTCTCTGTACATATTTGTTCAAGTAATTCTATTAATGAACTATTTTGTGCCCTctttatttttgggggggatcCTGTGGAGGCTAGGTATGTTTTGGTGTGTAGGGTACAGTTTCTGCCATGCTGATATATGATCAACTTCATTAGCACAAAGTAAACTTGTAATGGgcaacaattacattttatttagcTGTTATTTTTGACTGGTTTTGTCCCTGCTTGCCTGTTAGGACAACTtctatgaaaaaaaaaaaaaaacatgcattgGTGTGTACTTTTGATGCTGAAATGTCAGGGTTGCGCCACTACAATCATTACGGTTAATAAAACCTATAATTTGATTGGTGGTAGGAAGTCAACTTGCCAGATCCCCATAGGTAAAATATGTATGCTTGTTCATCTATTGGTTCGTTTTTTTTTTACCGCATGTCTACTAAAAGATGGTCTATAAACAGTCACCAGGGTACAAATCCAATGCCAAAACGCCACCGGGGTATGCCGGTGTGAAAACCCATGCACTCCCATTGAGGACCGTTAGTTAGCGAGCTATTAGCTACAACACTGACATAAATTCTTCAGTTTGAGTATCACAATTTATATTGGAATA from Salvelinus fontinalis isolate EN_2023a chromosome 29, ASM2944872v1, whole genome shotgun sequence encodes:
- the LOC129827451 gene encoding mothers against decapentaplegic homolog 5 isoform X1, whose protein sequence is MTSMSSLFSFTSPAVKRLLGWKQGDEEEKWAEKAVDALVKKLKKKKGAMEDLEKALSSPGQPSKCVTIPRSLDGRLQVSHRKGLPHVIYCRVWRWPDLQSHHELKPLEVCEYPFGSKQKEVCINPYHYKRVESPVLPPVLVPRHSEFNPQHSLLVQFRNMTHNEPHMPVNATFPESFQQHSGGSVTSFPISPNSPYPPSPASSGGVGTYPNSPASSGPSSPFQLPGRSDTPPPAYMPPDEQMGQEGSMETSSIGPRNMPSGDVQPVEYEEPSHWCSIVYYELNNRVGEAYHASSTSVLVDGFTDPSNNKNRFCLGLLSNVNRNSTIENTRRHIGKGVHLYYVGGEVYAECLSDTSIFVQSRNCNYHHGFHPTTVCKIPSGCSLKIFNNQEFAQLLAQSVNHGFEAVYELTKMCTIRMSFVKGWGAEYHRQDVTSTPCWIEVHLHGPLQWLDKVLTQMGSPLNPISSVS
- the LOC129827451 gene encoding mothers against decapentaplegic homolog 5 isoform X2, whose amino-acid sequence is MTSMSSLFSFTSPAVKRLLGWKQGDEEEKWAEKAVDALVKKLKKKKGAMEDLEKALSSPGQPSKCVTIPRSLDGRLQVSHRKGLPHVIYCRVWRWPDLQSHHELKPLEVCEYPFGSKQKEVCINPYHYKRVESPVLPPVLVPRHSEFNPQHSLLVQFRNMTHNEPHMPVNATFPESFQQHSGGSVTSFPISPNSPYPPSPASSGGVGTYPNSPASSGPSSPFQLPADTPPPAYMPPDEQMGQEGSMETSSIGPRNMPSGDVQPVEYEEPSHWCSIVYYELNNRVGEAYHASSTSVLVDGFTDPSNNKNRFCLGLLSNVNRNSTIENTRRHIGKGVHLYYVGGEVYAECLSDTSIFVQSRNCNYHHGFHPTTVCKIPSGCSLKIFNNQEFAQLLAQSVNHGFEAVYELTKMCTIRMSFVKGWGAEYHRQDVTSTPCWIEVHLHGPLQWLDKVLTQMGSPLNPISSVS